A genomic segment from Pseudomonas sp. S09G 359 encodes:
- a CDS encoding type III secretion system HrpP C-terminal domain-containing protein: MKQVPVSKPERARIREPWQDHEQGVGAMVPWDHRRLFAQLFTGGDGEVGYASRSPALMASSERLMIEALARQLVPRMQGGTQWPLLAVLYLPRLGRINTRVQKDPGAWTVELEAEDERTAQWLGRVQKRYEDVLAGALGQPVDVHLRHVGPT, translated from the coding sequence ATGAAACAAGTGCCTGTGAGCAAGCCGGAACGAGCGCGAATACGCGAGCCTTGGCAAGACCATGAACAGGGCGTCGGGGCGATGGTGCCCTGGGACCATAGGCGTTTGTTCGCCCAGCTGTTTACCGGGGGCGATGGCGAGGTCGGTTACGCTTCCCGTTCGCCTGCACTGATGGCGTCGTCTGAGCGGTTGATGATCGAGGCGTTGGCTAGGCAGTTGGTGCCGCGAATGCAGGGCGGTACGCAATGGCCCTTGTTGGCGGTGCTTTACCTGCCGCGGTTGGGGCGAATCAACACCCGTGTTCAGAAGGATCCGGGAGCCTGGACTGTCGAGTTGGAGGCCGAGGACGAGCGCACCGCGCAGTGGCTCGGCCGTGTACAGAAACGCTATGAGGACGTGCTGGCCGGGGCTTTGGGGCAGCCTGTCGATGTGCACCTGAGGCACGTGGGCCCAACATGA
- a CDS encoding YscO family type III secretion system apparatus protein, which produces MFLSELETLRRLRKHRADRAERALGEAKRRQRALQLQVEQAQRVLEQTRLQEARKGGELLREHQGQVISFQQLNAWNRQERSLSASTQREAAQLQALHGQQEQQVIHIDSAQKQVTQCLREVEKLLELSRLLVQEET; this is translated from the coding sequence ATGTTCCTTTCTGAATTGGAAACCTTGCGGCGTCTGCGCAAGCACCGGGCGGACCGGGCCGAGCGCGCGTTGGGTGAGGCTAAAAGGCGCCAGCGCGCGCTGCAATTGCAAGTTGAGCAGGCACAGCGGGTTCTTGAGCAAACTCGCCTGCAGGAAGCCCGCAAAGGTGGGGAGTTATTGAGAGAGCACCAAGGGCAAGTGATCTCGTTTCAGCAGCTCAATGCATGGAATCGGCAGGAGCGCTCGTTGTCCGCGAGTACGCAGCGTGAAGCAGCGCAGTTGCAGGCGTTGCACGGGCAGCAGGAGCAGCAAGTGATACACATCGATAGTGCGCAGAAGCAGGTCACCCAATGTTTGCGCGAGGTTGAGAAACTTTTGGAATTATCCCGGTTATTGGTTCAGGAAGAGACATGA
- the sctR gene encoding type III secretion system export apparatus subunit SctR, whose product MIFQGIDPVIVALFFGALSLLPMLLIICTAFLKIVIVLMITRNAIGVQQVPPSMAINGIALAATLFIMAPVGYEIAQTLKSAPLDMSNVQAFQETGLVAIQPLRAFMKRNTDPDVLTHLLENSARMWPPEMAQSTQRDDLILLIPAFVLSQLQAGFEIGFLIYIPFIVIDLIVSNLLLALGMQMVSPMSISLPLKLLLFVMVSGWSRLLDSLFLSYL is encoded by the coding sequence ATGATATTCCAGGGAATCGACCCCGTTATCGTGGCGCTGTTTTTCGGCGCACTGTCGTTGCTGCCGATGCTGTTGATCATCTGCACGGCCTTCTTGAAGATCGTCATTGTGCTGATGATCACCCGAAACGCCATCGGCGTTCAGCAGGTGCCACCGAGCATGGCGATCAATGGCATAGCACTGGCTGCAACGCTCTTCATCATGGCGCCAGTGGGTTACGAGATCGCCCAGACCCTCAAGAGCGCGCCTCTGGACATGAGTAATGTACAGGCGTTTCAAGAGACCGGGCTCGTGGCCATCCAGCCGCTACGTGCGTTTATGAAACGCAATACCGACCCGGATGTACTGACCCATCTGCTGGAAAACAGCGCGCGCATGTGGCCACCCGAAATGGCGCAAAGCACCCAGCGCGATGACCTGATCCTGTTGATCCCGGCCTTCGTATTGTCACAGTTGCAGGCGGGGTTCGAGATAGGTTTCCTGATCTACATTCCCTTCATCGTCATCGATTTGATTGTATCCAACCTGCTCTTGGCCCTTGGCATGCAAATGGTTTCGCCCATGAGTATTTCTCTGCCGCTCAAACTGCTGCTGTTTGTCATGGTCTCCGGATGGTCGCGGTTGCTCGACAGCCTTTTCCTTTCATACCTGTGA
- the sctU gene encoding type III secretion system export apparatus subunit SctU, which produces MSDSGEKKHPASAKKLRDQRKKGQVSQSQDVGKLLVLTAISEVALFTADTSMQRFQQLLVLPMSSMAQPFTRALEEVLFEGMVMFFSFALLMAGLAIIMKLIASWFQIGFLFAPETLKLDFNRINPLSQLKQMFSAQSVMNLLMSIAKALLLGLVLYVVIWPSLGALINLANSDLPTYIAALITLFRHVLHACLGLLLVLALVDLAMQKHFFAKRMRMTQVEVVKEYKDMEGDPHVKGQRRSLAYQLANEEPKVKLPKLEESDMLVVNPTHFAVALYYRPGKTPLPILISKGTDADARTLIQQAKAAEVPVIQCVWLARMLYTHELGASIPRETLQAVALIYRTLRELDDEAKCETLQMPELELR; this is translated from the coding sequence ATGAGTGACTCAGGCGAAAAAAAGCACCCGGCGTCAGCCAAGAAGCTGCGTGATCAACGCAAGAAAGGCCAGGTTTCCCAAAGCCAGGATGTGGGCAAGCTGCTGGTGCTGACGGCCATCAGTGAGGTCGCCCTGTTCACTGCCGACACCAGTATGCAACGCTTCCAGCAACTGCTGGTGTTGCCCATGTCCAGCATGGCCCAGCCCTTTACCCGGGCGTTGGAGGAAGTACTGTTTGAAGGCATGGTGATGTTTTTTTCGTTCGCCCTGTTGATGGCTGGGTTGGCCATTATCATGAAGCTGATCGCAAGCTGGTTTCAGATCGGGTTCCTGTTTGCCCCGGAGACCTTGAAACTCGATTTCAATCGTATCAACCCGTTGAGCCAGCTCAAGCAGATGTTCTCCGCTCAATCCGTCATGAACCTGTTGATGAGCATTGCCAAGGCGCTGCTCCTGGGCCTGGTGTTGTACGTGGTGATCTGGCCCTCATTGGGGGCGTTGATCAACCTGGCCAACAGTGACCTGCCAACCTATATCGCTGCGCTGATCACCCTGTTCCGTCACGTGCTGCATGCGTGCCTGGGGCTTTTGCTGGTGCTGGCCCTCGTAGACCTGGCGATGCAAAAACACTTCTTCGCCAAGCGCATGCGCATGACTCAGGTGGAGGTCGTCAAAGAGTACAAGGACATGGAGGGTGACCCTCATGTGAAGGGGCAGCGTCGCTCGCTGGCCTATCAGCTGGCCAACGAGGAGCCCAAGGTCAAGCTGCCCAAGCTGGAAGAATCCGACATGCTGGTGGTTAACCCCACGCACTTTGCCGTCGCGTTGTATTACCGCCCCGGCAAGACGCCACTGCCGATACTGATCAGCAAGGGCACGGACGCTGACGCCCGAACATTGATCCAGCAGGCGAAGGCCGCTGAGGTACCGGTGATCCAGTGTGTATGGCTGGCCCGCATGCTCTACACCCATGAACTCGGGGCGAGTATCCCGCGCGAAACCTTGCAGGCCGTGGCGCTGATTTATCGCACGTTGCGTGAACTTGATGACGAAGCCAAGTGCGAAACCCTGCAGATGCCAGAGCTTGAATTGCGCTGA
- a CDS encoding FliM/FliN family flagellar motor switch protein, translating into MITSVLTFPLIEEGRVMALNRLGRGLRMPFQVADQVGALLLEPGRAPAGASPLYFESALGVLAFSEPGAMFSLMGECPVTLAEADNDPTSWFWELFLHHLSPQVLALLGHLRLLPAPRKLSFGCRLTVTLGASKVVGFLWLAPETFLALCVAGPWQPTASPLPLSFPLAIAVTLGRLDLPIAQLRSLRAGDVLMLEKAFFDVQGHGQLRIANHLLQGRIDDESGPLCLNIISIEETSVDEEFVIEEYPGFERDHPVENVFGREPFDELSMALTVRCGALSLTLGELRNLAPGAVLGITGYAPGTAGLYYGDRPIGQGQLVEVDGRLGLQLSRVVFSR; encoded by the coding sequence ATGATCACGTCGGTTCTAACCTTCCCTTTGATCGAAGAGGGAAGGGTTATGGCGTTGAATCGGCTGGGACGCGGTTTGCGCATGCCGTTTCAAGTGGCCGATCAGGTCGGTGCGTTGTTGCTTGAGCCAGGCCGTGCTCCTGCAGGTGCAAGCCCATTGTATTTCGAGAGTGCCCTGGGTGTGCTGGCGTTCTCCGAACCCGGGGCGATGTTCAGCTTGATGGGGGAATGCCCGGTAACCCTGGCAGAGGCTGACAACGACCCGACGTCCTGGTTCTGGGAACTGTTCCTGCATCACTTGAGCCCGCAGGTATTGGCGTTGTTAGGTCACCTGCGTTTGCTGCCTGCTCCCCGGAAGCTGAGTTTTGGTTGCCGCTTAACCGTGACCCTGGGGGCCTCCAAGGTCGTGGGGTTTCTGTGGCTGGCTCCCGAGACCTTCCTGGCCTTGTGCGTGGCCGGCCCTTGGCAGCCGACGGCAAGCCCGTTGCCCTTGTCGTTTCCGTTGGCAATCGCCGTGACGCTGGGGCGCTTGGACTTACCCATAGCACAGCTGCGTAGCTTACGTGCGGGTGACGTGCTGATGCTCGAAAAGGCCTTTTTCGATGTGCAAGGCCATGGTCAGTTGCGTATCGCAAACCACCTTCTGCAAGGACGCATTGATGATGAGTCCGGGCCGTTGTGCCTGAACATTATTTCGATCGAGGAAACGTCCGTGGACGAAGAGTTTGTCATAGAAGAATACCCAGGCTTTGAACGTGATCACCCGGTAGAGAATGTCTTTGGCCGCGAGCCTTTTGATGAATTGAGCATGGCACTGACGGTGCGCTGTGGTGCTCTGAGCCTGACCCTGGGCGAACTGCGCAATCTTGCTCCAGGTGCGGTGCTGGGCATCACCGGGTATGCGCCCGGCACCGCCGGCCTGTACTACGGTGATCGCCCCATCGGCCAGGGGCAGTTGGTGGAAGTGGATGGGCGACTCGGCCTGCAATTGTCCCGCGTGGTTTTCTCGCGATGA
- a CDS encoding FliI/YscN family ATPase yields MNEQLQARLDAWQERQAQSLATFAPVTMRGRIQRVNGMLLQCRLPNARIGDLCQVEKNIDEYMLAEIIGFDQQDAVLSALGNLEGVRVGASVQRLGVPHRVRVSDELLGRVLDGFGRPIAGDGPSAFVDTDDPDASTVLCEAPLPTERPRIHRALGTGVRSIDGLLTLGEGQRVGLFAGAGCGKTTLLAEIARNVECDVIVFGLIGERGRELREFLDHELDDQLRAKAVLVCATSDRSSMERARAAFTATALAEGYRRKGKRVLLLIDSLTRFARAQREIGLAAGEPLGRGGLPPSVYSLLPRLVERAGLTRDGVITAIYTVLIEQDSMSDPVADEVRSLLDGHIVLSRKLAERGHYPAVDVLASLSRILSNVAAPEHIQAGTALRRLLSAYQQIELMLKLGEYQAGSDPLTDLAVDSRQAVDGFLRQDLREPSPMEVTLNQLTELTTHVPF; encoded by the coding sequence GTGAACGAACAATTACAAGCCCGTCTCGACGCCTGGCAGGAGCGCCAGGCCCAGTCGCTGGCCACCTTTGCGCCGGTGACGATGCGAGGTCGAATCCAGCGTGTCAACGGGATGCTGTTGCAATGCCGGTTGCCTAACGCGCGCATCGGTGACTTGTGTCAGGTTGAAAAAAACATCGACGAATACATGCTGGCCGAGATCATCGGGTTTGATCAGCAGGATGCCGTACTCAGCGCCCTGGGCAACCTCGAAGGTGTGAGGGTGGGGGCGAGTGTGCAGCGCTTGGGTGTGCCGCATCGAGTGCGGGTCAGTGATGAACTGCTGGGCCGGGTACTGGATGGTTTCGGACGCCCGATTGCGGGCGATGGCCCCAGTGCATTCGTCGACACCGACGACCCGGACGCGAGCACGGTGTTGTGCGAGGCGCCCTTGCCGACCGAACGGCCAAGGATCCATCGGGCTCTGGGTACCGGGGTGCGCTCCATTGACGGGCTGTTGACCCTGGGCGAAGGCCAGCGCGTGGGCCTGTTTGCCGGTGCCGGCTGTGGCAAGACCACCTTGCTGGCGGAAATTGCCCGTAACGTCGAATGCGATGTGATTGTGTTCGGCCTGATCGGCGAGCGCGGTCGGGAATTGCGCGAGTTTCTCGACCATGAACTGGATGATCAATTGCGCGCCAAGGCCGTGCTGGTGTGCGCCACCTCCGACCGCTCAAGCATGGAGCGGGCCCGCGCGGCATTTACGGCGACGGCACTGGCTGAGGGCTATCGACGCAAGGGCAAGCGGGTGTTGCTGCTGATCGACTCGCTGACCCGATTTGCCCGTGCCCAGCGAGAAATCGGCCTGGCCGCCGGCGAACCCCTCGGCCGCGGGGGCTTGCCGCCGTCGGTGTACAGCCTGCTGCCACGCTTGGTTGAGCGGGCCGGGTTGACCCGCGACGGAGTGATCACGGCGATCTACACGGTACTTATCGAACAGGACTCCATGAGTGACCCGGTGGCCGACGAGGTTCGCTCGTTGCTCGATGGCCATATTGTCCTGTCGCGCAAGCTGGCCGAGCGCGGTCATTACCCGGCGGTCGATGTGCTGGCCAGCCTTTCACGGATCTTAAGCAACGTCGCCGCACCTGAGCATATCCAGGCGGGTACGGCCTTGCGGCGCCTATTGTCGGCGTACCAACAGATCGAGCTGATGCTCAAGTTGGGCGAGTACCAGGCCGGCAGTGACCCCCTGACTGACCTGGCGGTGGACAGCCGGCAGGCGGTGGACGGTTTTCTGCGCCAGGACCTGCGTGAGCCTTCACCGATGGAGGTGACTTTGAATCAACTGACGGAGCTGACCACCCATGTTCCTTTCTGA
- the sctV gene encoding type III secretion system export apparatus subunit SctV, with the protein MTALSAINNVLLKVAQRAEVLGAVVVLGIVFIFIVPLPTWLVDILIAINICISCLLIVLALYLPGPLAFSSFPSILLLTTMFRLALSIATTRLILLEQDAGDIVEAFGNFVVGGNLAVGMVIFLILTLVNFLVITKGSERVAEVAARFSLDAMPGKQMSIDSDLRAGLIDGTQARDKREQLSRESQLFGAMDGAMKFVKGDAIAGLIIVVVNLLGGFTTGMFQHGLSAAESIALYSVLTIGDGLIAQIPALLISLTAGMIITRVAPDGRKGISNMGSEIARQMTSEPKSWMIASVGMVVFALVPGMPTVVFIVIALMTGGLGYYLARQREQQNKPAAQVTEAIRPEENGSEDLRGFDPSRPYLLQFSPVLRGTPEVTDLIHAIRQARNTMVANIGLTLPPFEVELDDSLADDEMRFCVHEVPMLKASVVNLLAVERAALKVEPEQGLPGLAERDEQNWVWLAANDPLLDDPAIERFSAASLIVDRMKQAMLLSGPQFLGIQESKAILGWLEHNQPDLVQELQRIMPLARFSAVLQRLASEGVPLRAVRLIVESLIEYGQHEREPDALADYARIALKSQIFHQYSESDGLHAWLLAPQTETILREALRQTQTGVFFALDNDSSAALVSLLKQAFPQRSKTKSVMLVAQDLRSPLRTLLLEEFNRVPVLSFAELGSTSKVKVLGRFDLGQDELMRGALA; encoded by the coding sequence GTGACCGCACTGTCGGCCATCAACAATGTCTTGCTCAAAGTGGCGCAGCGTGCCGAAGTGCTGGGTGCCGTGGTGGTGCTGGGCATTGTGTTTATCTTTATCGTGCCGCTGCCCACCTGGCTGGTGGACATCCTGATTGCGATCAACATTTGCATATCGTGTCTGTTGATCGTGCTGGCGTTGTACTTGCCGGGGCCATTGGCATTTTCGTCGTTCCCGTCGATTCTGCTGCTGACCACCATGTTTCGCCTGGCGCTGTCGATCGCCACCACACGCTTGATCCTGCTGGAGCAGGACGCCGGCGATATCGTCGAGGCGTTCGGCAATTTCGTGGTGGGTGGCAACCTGGCGGTGGGTATGGTGATCTTCCTGATCCTGACCCTGGTCAACTTCCTGGTGATCACCAAGGGCTCCGAGCGCGTTGCAGAAGTGGCAGCGCGCTTCAGCCTGGATGCAATGCCAGGTAAGCAGATGTCCATCGACAGCGATCTGCGCGCCGGTCTGATCGACGGCACGCAAGCGCGCGACAAACGCGAGCAGTTGTCCCGCGAGAGTCAGTTATTTGGTGCCATGGACGGGGCCATGAAGTTCGTCAAGGGTGACGCCATCGCGGGTTTGATCATCGTTGTGGTCAACCTGTTGGGCGGCTTCACCACGGGTATGTTCCAGCACGGCTTGAGCGCCGCCGAATCGATAGCGCTGTATTCGGTTCTGACCATTGGTGATGGCCTGATTGCGCAGATTCCGGCGCTGCTGATCTCCCTCACGGCGGGCATGATCATCACCCGTGTAGCCCCTGATGGGCGCAAGGGCATCAGTAACATGGGCAGCGAGATCGCCCGGCAAATGACCAGTGAACCCAAGAGCTGGATGATTGCCTCGGTTGGGATGGTGGTCTTTGCGCTGGTGCCCGGTATGCCTACCGTGGTGTTTATCGTTATCGCGCTGATGACCGGCGGCCTGGGCTATTACCTCGCGCGTCAACGTGAGCAACAAAATAAACCCGCTGCCCAAGTCACCGAAGCCATTCGCCCGGAAGAAAACGGTAGCGAAGACTTGCGGGGGTTCGACCCCTCGCGGCCCTACCTTTTACAGTTTTCGCCGGTGCTGCGAGGGACGCCAGAGGTGACGGACCTGATTCATGCGATTCGCCAGGCGCGAAACACAATGGTCGCCAACATTGGCCTGACATTGCCGCCGTTTGAAGTCGAGCTCGATGACTCGCTGGCCGATGATGAGATGCGTTTTTGCGTGCATGAAGTGCCGATGCTCAAGGCGTCGGTTGTCAACCTGCTGGCCGTGGAGCGTGCAGCGCTGAAGGTCGAACCTGAGCAGGGCTTGCCGGGGCTGGCCGAGCGCGATGAACAGAATTGGGTCTGGCTGGCCGCCAATGATCCGCTGCTCGATGATCCGGCAATAGAGCGCTTCAGCGCAGCGAGTCTGATCGTCGACCGTATGAAGCAGGCCATGTTGCTCAGCGGGCCGCAATTCCTCGGCATCCAGGAAAGCAAGGCAATCCTCGGCTGGCTTGAGCACAACCAGCCGGACCTGGTTCAGGAGCTGCAACGCATCATGCCGCTCGCGCGGTTTTCGGCGGTTTTGCAGCGCCTGGCCAGTGAGGGCGTGCCTTTGCGGGCCGTGCGGTTGATTGTCGAGTCGCTGATCGAATACGGCCAACATGAGCGTGAACCGGACGCGTTGGCCGACTATGCGCGTATTGCCCTCAAGTCGCAGATCTTCCACCAGTACAGCGAGTCCGACGGCCTGCATGCCTGGCTTCTCGCCCCGCAGACCGAAACTATTTTGCGTGAGGCACTTCGCCAGACCCAGACAGGTGTGTTTTTTGCGCTCGACAACGACAGCAGCGCCGCGTTGGTCAGCCTGCTCAAACAGGCGTTTCCACAGCGATCCAAGACTAAATCCGTGATGTTGGTCGCACAGGACCTGCGCAGCCCATTGCGGACCTTGTTGCTGGAAGAATTCAACCGTGTGCCGGTGCTGTCCTTCGCCGAATTGGGGAGCACCTCCAAGGTGAAAGTGCTGGGGCGTTTCGATCTTGGCCAGGACGAGTTGATGCGTGGTGCACTGGCATGA
- the sctS gene encoding type III secretion system export apparatus subunit SctS, which translates to MEPIVLFKQGMLLVVVLSAPPLIVAVVVGVLTSLVQALMQVQDQTLPFGVKLVAVGITLILTGRWIGVELIQLINLMFDMIARSALS; encoded by the coding sequence ATGGAACCGATCGTACTGTTCAAACAGGGCATGCTGCTGGTGGTGGTGTTGTCGGCCCCGCCGCTGATCGTGGCGGTGGTCGTCGGCGTGCTGACTTCCCTGGTTCAAGCCCTTATGCAGGTACAGGACCAGACATTGCCGTTTGGCGTCAAGCTGGTTGCGGTGGGTATTACCCTGATATTGACGGGACGCTGGATCGGCGTTGAGTTGATTCAACTGATCAACCTGATGTTCGACATGATCGCTCGATCGGCGCTGAGCTGA
- a CDS encoding FHA domain-containing protein, which yields MFELRVLDGRHEGAALPLFGEQWSIGCHPDADLVLSDPGIAEQHARLRLIHANWSVQAESGLLHSGEGQVLAQIANLPLNAVFLIGVVRLCVALADQPWPQAAVPTPPPLITEPVPVLKLSSISHAQQKRLISLVLLVAVIVAVVGMLSTGEREAQASLMPPVVRKQALDSPFEVRQQLLKMLGERELSQRVSLQVINGQVALNGDVSQDDVELVARMLSRFGEQFDSAVPVISRVRIRDGALPFKIVQIVGGPNGHVVLDDGSRLFVGDEVDGLRLVLIDNSKVVFDGAQRYEVRW from the coding sequence ATGTTTGAGCTGCGGGTACTTGATGGGAGGCATGAAGGTGCAGCGTTGCCGCTGTTTGGGGAGCAGTGGAGCATCGGTTGCCACCCTGACGCCGACCTCGTCCTGAGCGATCCGGGAATTGCCGAGCAGCATGCGCGGCTGCGGCTTATCCACGCCAACTGGTCGGTGCAGGCCGAGTCGGGTCTGCTGCACAGCGGTGAGGGTCAGGTGCTGGCCCAAATCGCCAACCTGCCACTCAATGCAGTGTTTTTGATCGGGGTTGTGCGGCTGTGTGTCGCCTTGGCCGATCAGCCCTGGCCCCAGGCCGCGGTTCCAACCCCACCGCCGCTCATCACTGAACCCGTGCCGGTGCTGAAATTGTCTTCCATCTCGCACGCGCAGCAAAAGCGCCTGATCAGCCTGGTATTGCTGGTGGCGGTGATCGTTGCGGTGGTGGGCATGCTCTCCACGGGGGAACGCGAGGCGCAGGCGTCATTGATGCCGCCCGTGGTCCGCAAGCAAGCCCTGGACTCGCCGTTCGAAGTTCGCCAGCAGTTATTGAAGATGCTCGGCGAGCGTGAATTGAGCCAGCGGGTCAGCTTGCAAGTGATCAATGGCCAGGTCGCGCTCAACGGCGACGTTTCCCAGGATGACGTGGAACTGGTGGCGCGCATGCTCAGCCGTTTTGGCGAGCAGTTCGACAGCGCGGTGCCGGTGATCAGCCGTGTGCGCATACGCGATGGGGCGTTGCCATTCAAGATTGTGCAGATCGTCGGCGGGCCGAACGGCCATGTCGTTCTGGACGATGGCAGCCGACTGTTTGTGGGTGACGAAGTCGATGGGCTGCGCCTGGTACTGATCGATAACAGCAAGGTGGTCTTTGACGGCGCGCAGCGCTACGAGGTGCGTTGGTGA
- the hrpT gene encoding HrpT family type III secretion system protein produces the protein MKQRFLHVILISTVLLLAGCTPTCKGDSCSRPQATKDQMVIWWPAQMRVEPGPSGERADYQTISLER, from the coding sequence ATGAAGCAGCGCTTTTTGCATGTCATCCTCATCAGCACAGTGCTGCTCCTCGCCGGCTGCACCCCCACGTGCAAAGGCGACTCCTGCTCACGCCCGCAAGCGACCAAGGATCAAATGGTGATCTGGTGGCCTGCGCAGATGCGCGTCGAGCCTGGCCCTTCCGGGGAACGGGCGGACTACCAGACGATATCGCTGGAGCGCTGA
- the sctT gene encoding type III secretion system export apparatus subunit SctT, which yields MLLYLEYLPSLLVSMARIYPCAILVPAFCFQHIRGMHRHVIVMVMALIPAPGIHAVLAGQDYSTLMIAGLILKEAALGILLGVLLAMPFWMFESVGALLDNQRGALAGGQLNPSLGPDATPLGHLFKQLVIYLLIVVLGLSVLTQVIWDSYLIWPATAWLPMPAVNGFSIFLGILGDTFTHMMLYVAPFIAVLLFLEFGIALLGVYSQQLQVSTLAPPVKCLAGIGILLLYFALLQDLIVGRMSLLGDLKHSLGLMFEAAQP from the coding sequence GTGCTGCTTTATCTTGAATATCTCCCGAGCCTGCTGGTGTCCATGGCACGCATTTATCCCTGTGCCATCCTGGTGCCGGCGTTTTGTTTTCAGCACATACGCGGCATGCATCGGCACGTCATCGTCATGGTCATGGCGTTGATTCCAGCGCCAGGAATCCATGCGGTACTGGCGGGCCAGGACTACTCCACGTTGATGATCGCCGGGCTGATACTCAAGGAGGCGGCCTTGGGCATTTTGCTGGGCGTCTTGTTGGCCATGCCCTTCTGGATGTTCGAGTCAGTCGGAGCGCTGCTGGATAACCAGCGTGGCGCCTTGGCAGGCGGTCAACTCAACCCTTCGCTGGGGCCCGATGCGACCCCTCTCGGCCACCTGTTCAAGCAGTTGGTGATTTACCTGTTGATCGTGGTCCTGGGCCTGAGCGTGCTGACCCAAGTGATCTGGGACAGTTATCTGATCTGGCCGGCCACTGCCTGGCTGCCGATGCCGGCAGTCAATGGGTTCAGTATTTTCCTTGGCATACTCGGCGATACCTTTACCCATATGATGCTTTACGTTGCGCCCTTTATTGCGGTGCTGTTGTTCCTGGAGTTCGGCATCGCGCTACTGGGGGTCTACAGCCAGCAACTCCAGGTGAGTACGCTGGCGCCACCGGTCAAGTGCCTGGCGGGCATAGGTATCTTGCTGTTGTACTTTGCGTTGCTCCAAGACCTGATCGTCGGGCGCATGAGCCTGCTGGGTGACCTCAAGCACTCGCTCGGGCTGATGTTCGAGGCTGCGCAGCCATGA